The following are encoded in a window of Drosophila simulans strain w501 chromosome 3L, Prin_Dsim_3.1, whole genome shotgun sequence genomic DNA:
- the LOC6736671 gene encoding protein encore isoform X1, translated as MSSTKSQVALATNIPTNLSSAASASTAAAAAAVVVVASANAAVASSANSSGVGSGSGPGSGAGVTGPVAAGAATAGATGSTVTAATSVAATTSTSVATISTSCSNSSTNNINNNCGEECQSAAGSSNLGRQNSFGNRRGNMKGKHLTRSHAMRESTSPPRTPTPRAASEQQQQQLQGEPHEHNNNNNINSSSKAQSAGRGNSPLMETPAVIVTSQQPQQQQSVPPKPQQNVPLSNEAEFPKLSPPKKSGGQHNRTNSNGSGMEFNNNNNSSNKKFVVDMKANGLDNKPHNNSSTGVIYNSGMNYKAAERHDRHERHEMSSQNSNLSNNHDEEPYHYEPRGGGGGKKHRANTNAKGNKPRLKNLGGSSSGSIDLGGGGGNGNCNTMSNNGQSNNSSNNTSGFISRVFHQSENSSEQYTDYGGTDLLVFFRDTLNKNPKDRNILLKIEKDLIDFVQENSRGCEYRFPPASSYNRMLIHRTAAFFGMEHNVDTETQQCVIVAVAKNTRIPEIRFQSLVRDDARKSILKRDTHSFDEVRQSPYLCPLSLDRKAKSFEEREEDYDRARSRIFSRTGGNHEGYSGGGEEECYGGWEQQQQQQKQSQPPRPKRPNGKMLQMQNSTESRDGMRSGGAVPKSHNFGNYGGPPSSGGPGNNSMPRGDSTNSIKSGRGGFAKQDSTGSTPWRLSPSSSGYKTRTQSVRSDSVTPSPTGYGSDRQTPELNHPSMVSHSRVAPPMSSGGGGVVGGGGSGAVTVSSVEMGTEATGADPSSTSNCSSGTSGLVWAVTDISNVPIGSLLIDPQTLQPIVNADGSIYHYDPSNLPPNQALQHSGNQYQSQNQGNSSSGGYNNYRKSSPHQQQQSQQQQQSQQHHQQQLQQPQQLHQQSSQQYATTELSCSSTESYAEEEAQSPGMECSEGYESYEQQSLPIQQQLSGNGDSASTKGDDCDSLASATACLSITTSTSTKNYDRIEVQKYKNQATSPNIPACCAVGEKLELEAALPQEQEQEPMAGPSSSGSATSSVGITELPSSQTPLPMVTQVNCDLQSVSPSTTPYSQCEVKTPSQSHAPSAAVEEPKTTTWTYTQSYQAPDGSTVFHTTTTPNGAAPYCATTYQQGPDGSIYAVPQGMVYAAYPQPGVGTAGGASQPLFQLTTSSHPPAQTIFASPEAGGEIPGGTYMIPVFDPAQQPREGLIPAQAIYQTGPGGPGATTVMPMATAAAYPTAQFATAAPNGAPIYQAPLIYSSEPGGGAQLQQLPMAPYPIQYSYPYYHPISYYVPQQAVAAAPMVASQPQVGQAPMQQQAPHTGAGTTTGPPTVVSVSGQQHHQPHQQHHQQQQHSSNGSVVTSSAYGTRVKRTPGGGSIHYNPSYTPSSVAHAGGAHHPSAGSAQIIAAPAASTTTYHALPTLTLAHGGPATGTDLSGAGGAHVYALSAQHATALIPTNIFPYAAAAAAAGGPGGPPTAPQVVQQAPPPPPQSAPHHALITAGPFYPANGGNMDQGASQSAPSTPAAPGRQAPLFSTPPAPNNGSSGSSSTGGGGNSGGYHSNSSTPHYYQGQNSNEGYTSPYEKRNHGGGSSGAHSVGVRKPYHPGGYNPRHSVPLGGIPSGAKTPLLNSNNEPTPRASPSSVSLGGASSSGGANSYQHRGPPPHTMGVKRDNKPNQLPLISGPPPSYAANSSPGVSSYESKPPVRLNAGAASFRSQKSMNQDYRRSVSQRNSPSANGGGSGSHESSNNSPNSIVGSQSNSAANTPNAAAPPPPQPQPTLVSHTGGFVVLDQTTGAAMNASPPSLYGGGGGPNAGISGGAGGASGTAGSNGGHQPGGGGGARSHIPTAQLHHSAAAAAAAAAGSQQATAAVLSGVAAAAALGGYNPNGASGVYFKYGQTYFAHPSVALPNSRRSPSNDIRPQMAQVAGMYPTMMIQARHPSRHPNPNYKGSRPR; from the exons ATGAGTTCCACAAAATCTCAAGTAGCCCTAGCTACGAATATTCCAACCAATTTATCCTCCGCCGCTTCTGCCTCAACAGCGGCCGCTGCggccgccgttgttgttgttgccagtgCCAACGCCGCCGTTGCCTCAAGCGCCAACTCATCGGGAGTGGGTTCAGGATCGGGACCGGGATCGGGAGCAGGAGTAACAGGACCAGTAGCCGCAGGCGCAGCCACTGCCGGAGCAACAGGATCAACAgtcacagcagcaacatccgtCGCGGCAACAACCTCCACTTCCGTTGCCACAATCTCAaccagctgcagcaacagcagcaccaacaacatcaacaacaactgcgGCGAGGAGTGCCAGTCGGCGGCAGGATCCTCTAACTTGGGTCGACAGAACAGCTTCGGCAATAGACGA GGCAACATGAAGGGCAAACATCTGACGCGCAGCCATGCCATGCGTGAGTCCACTTCGCCACCTCGCACGCCAACGCCGCGGGCTGCCtccgagcagcagcaacagcagctccAGGGGGAGCCCCACGAgcataacaataataacaatatcaacagcagcagcaaagcaCAATCAGCTGGAAGGGGCAACTCGCCGTTGATGGAGACGCCAGCCGTGATTGTCACTAGTCAGcaaccgcaacagcagcagagtGTGCCACCAAAGCCGCAGCAGAATGTGCCACTTAGCAATGAAGCGGAGTTCCCAAAGCTATCGCCTCCAAAGAAATCCGGCGGTCAGCACAATCGcaccaacagcaacggcagcggcatggagtttaataacaataacaacagcagtaACAAGAAATTCGTCGTTGATATGAAGGCCAATGGTTTGGACAACAAGCCGCACAACAACTCGTCTACTGGTGTGATCTACAACTCCGGCATGAACTACAAGGCGGCGGAGCGGCATGATCGTCACGAGCGCCACGAGATGTCCAGCCAGAACAGCAATCTGAGCAACAACCACGACGAGGAGCCGTATCACTATGAGCCCagaggtggaggaggcggcAAGAAGCATCGTGCCAACACCAATGCCAAAGGTAACAAACCACGGTTGAAGAATCTCGGTGGAAGCTCATCTGGCAGCATTGATTTAggaggcggcggtggaaaCGGAAATTGCAACACCATGTCCAACAATGGCCAATCCAACAACTCGAGCAACAACACCTCGGGCTTCATATCGCGCG TCTTTCATCAATCAGAGAACTCGAGCGAGCAGTACACGGACTATGGCGGAACCGATCTACTAGTCTTCTTCCGGGACACCCTCAATAAGAACCCCAAGGATCGCAACATCCTCTTGAAGATTGAGAAAGACCTAATAGACTTTGTCCAGGAAAATAG TCGCGGCTGTGAGTACCGCTTTCCGCCAGCTTCCTCCTACAATCGTATGCTGATCCATCGCACTGCCGCATTCTTCGGCATGGAGCACAATGTGGACACGGAGACGCAGCAGTGTGTGATTGTGGCCGTGGCCAAGAACACGCGCATACCGGAG ATCCGCTTCCAGTCGCTGGTGCGCGACGATGCACGCAAGTCAATTCTGAAGCGGGACACGCACAGCTTCGATGAGGTGCGTCAGTCACCGTACTTGTGCCCTCTTTCTCTGGATCGCAAGGCCAAGAGCTTCGAGGAGCGGGAGGAGGACTACGATAGGGCGCGCAGCCGCATCTTCAGTCGAACAGGGGGCAATCATGAGGGATACTCCGGAGGTGGCGAGGAGGAATGCTACGGTGGttgggagcagcagcaacaacagcagaagcAGTCTCAGCCACCAAGACCCAAGAGGCCCAATGGAAAGATGTTGCAGATGCAAAAT TCCACGGAATCTCGCGATGGCATGCGATCCGGTGGAGCTGTGCCCAAGTCGCACAACTTTGGCAACTACGGAGGTCCGCCTAGTTCAGGAGGTCCTGGCAACAATTCCATGCCTCGTGGCGACTCAACCAACTCGATCAAAAGTGGACGCGGCGGCTTTGCGAAGCAGGACTCAACTGGCAGCACTCCTTGGCGCCTGTCTCCTTCCAGCAGTGG CTACAAGACCCGCACCCAGTCCGTGCGCTCCGACTCCGTAACTCCATCGCCCACGGGTTACGGCAGCGACAGGCAGACGCCGGAGTTAAACCATCCATCCATGGTGAGCCACAGCCGGGTGGCACCACCCATGTCAtcgggtggtggtggtgttgtcGGCGGCGGAGGATCAGGAGCAGTCACCGTGTCCTCCGTGGAAATGGGAACAGAAGCCACCGGGGCTGATCCGTCGTCCACATCCAATTGCTCGTCGGGAACGTCGGGACTCGTCTGGGCCGTTACAGACATTTCGAATGTGCCAATTGGCAGCCTCCTCATTGATCCGCAAACCCTCCAACCAATTGTCAATGCAGACGG TTCCATTTACCACTACGACCCGTCCAACCTGCCGCCCAACCAGGCGCTCCAGCACTCGGGCAATCAATACCAGTCACAGAACCAGGGCAACTCCTCCTCCGGTGGCTATAACAACTATCGCAAGTCGTCgccacatcagcagcaacagtcacagcagcagcaacagtcgcagcagcatcatcagcagcaattgcagcagccacagcagctgCATCAGCAGTCATCACAGCAATATGCCACCACTGAGCTGTCCTGCAGCTCCACCGAGAGCTatgcggaggaggaggcgcaGTCCCCTGGAATGGAGTGTTCTGAGGGGTACGAGAGCTACGAGCAGCAGTCGTTGCCtatccagcagcagctttcCGGCAATGGGGATTCGGCCAGCACCAAGGGAGATGATTGTGATAGCCTGGCCAGTGCTACCGCTTGCCTCAGCATCACCACCTCCACATCCACAAAGAACTACGACCGCATCGAGGTGCAGAAGTACAAGAATCAGGCCACCAGTCCGAACATACCCGCCTGTTGTGCCGTGGGCGAAAAGCTTGAACTGGAGGCTGCCTTgccgcaggagcaggaacaggaaccTATGGCTGGACCCTCCTCGTCCGGTTCCGCCACCTCCTCGGTGGGTATTACCGAGCTCCCATCCAGCCAGACACCGCTCCCAATGGTGACTCAGGTGAACTGTGACCTCCAATCGGTGTCGCCCAGCACCACGCCCTACAGCCAGTGCGAGGTGAAGACTCCTAGCCAAAGTCATGCACCCAGTGCCGCCGTCGAGGAGCCCAAGACCACCACCTGGACTTACACGCAGAGCTACCAGGCGCCAGACGGCTCCACCGTCTTTCACACTACCACTACGCCCAATGGGGCTGCGCCCTACTGCGCCACCACATATCAGCAGGGG CCCGATGGCAGCATCTATGCGGTTCCACAGGGCATGGTTTATGCCGCCTATCCGCAACCAGGCGTAGGCACTGCCGGTGGTGCCTCACAGCCGCTCTTCCAACTGACCACCAGCAGTCACCCGCCCGCTCAGACAATTTTTGCCTCCCCGGAGGCAGGCGGAGAGATTCCTGGAGGCACCTACATGATACCTGTCTTCGATCCGGCCCAGCAGCCGCGTGAGGGACTCATCCCGGCGCAGGCTATATACCAGACGGGCCCGGGCGGACCGGGAGCCACCACAGTGATGCCAATGGCGACGGCGGCTGCCTATCCAACGGCCCAGTTCGCCACAGCGGCTCCAAATGGCGCGCCGATATACCAGGCGCCGCTTATCTACTCCAGCGAACCGGGTGGTGGGGCACAGCTGCAACAGCTTCCTATGGCACCGTATCCGATTCAATACTCTTACCCGTACTACCACCCCATCTCGTACTATGTGCCCCAGCAGGCAGTGGCCGCCGCACCGATGGTAGCCTCACAGCCGCAGGTGGGTCAGGCTCCGATGCAACAGCAGGCGCCGCACACGGGAGCTGGAACAACCACAGGACCACCAACGGTGGTTTCAG TTTCAGGCCAACAACACCACCAgccgcatcagcagcaccatcagcagcagcagcactcgaGCAATGGATCCGTGGTCACCTCCAGTGCGTATGGCACTCGGGTTAAGCGCACACCAGGCGGTGGCTCGATCCACTACAACCCCAGCTACACACCAAGTTCGGTGGCTCATGCCGGTGGTGCCCATCATCCGTCAGCGGGCTCTGCCCAGATCATCGCTGCGCCGGCGGCCAGCACAACCACATATCATGCGCTGCCTACGCTGACGCTAGCCCACGGTGGTCCAGCGACTGGCACGGATCTCAGTGGAGCGGGTGGTGCCCATGTGTACGCTCTCTCCGCCCAACACGCCACCGCGCTGATCCCAACGAATATCTTCCCCTatgcagcggcggcggcagcagccgGAGGGCCAGGAGGTCCTCCAACGGCTCCGCAGGTAGTGCAGCAGGCACCACCTCCCCCGCCACAGAGTGCTCCCCATCATGCTCTTATCACAGCGGGTCCGTTTTATCCAGCAAATGGCGGTAACATGGATCAGGGTGCCTCTCAGTCGGCTCCTAGCACTCCAGCGGCTCCTGGAAGACAAGCGCCGCTGTTCAGCACCCCGCCGGCTCCAAACAATGgaagcagtggcagcagcagtacGGGTGGCGGAGGAAACAGCGGTGGCTATCACAGCAACAGCTCCACGCCGCACTACTACCAGGGCCAGAACAGCAACGAGGGTTACACCTCGCCTTATGAGAAGAGAAATCATGGAGGTGGATCCTCAGGAGCACACTCAGTGGGAGTGCGTAAGCCTTACCACCCAGGTGGCTACAACCCAAGACATTCGGTACCACTAGGAGGCATCCCCTCTGGAGCAAAGACTCCCTTGCTGAACTCCAACAACGAGCCGACGCCGCGTGCCTCTCCCAGCAGCGTAAGTTTGGGTGGTGCTTCTTCATCCGGTGGGGCCAATTCCTACCAACATCGTGGGCCACCACCACACACGATGGGTGTGAAACGAGATAACAAGCCCAACCAACTGCCTCTGATCAGTGGACCACCGCCTAGTTATGCAGCGAACTCCAGCCCTGGAGTTTCTAGCTACGAGTCCAAGCCACCGGTGCGCCTAAATGCCGGAGCCGCTAGTTTCCGGAGTCAGAAGTCCATGAACCAGGACTATCGACGCAGTGTCTCCCAACGGAACTCGCCCAGCGCCAATGGTGGTGGAAGTGGCAGCCAcgagagcagcaacaactcgCCCAACAGTATTGTGGGCAGCCAGAGCAACAGTGCTGCCAACACGCCCAACGCAGCagccccaccaccaccgcagCCACAGCCCACGCTGGTTAGCCACACTGGAGGATTTGTGGTGTTGGATCAGACCACCGGAGCCGCCATGAATGCCTCGCCGCCATCGCTCtatggcggcggcggaggtcCAAATGCAGGAATAagtggaggagcaggtggcgcTTCGGGAACGGCAGGCTCGAATGGTGGCCATCAGCcgggtggcggcggtggcgccCGCTCGCACATTCCCACTGCCCAGCTGCACCACagtgccgccgctgccgccgccgcagctgcTGGCAGCCAACAGGCCACGGCGGCGGTGCTGAGCGGCgtggccgctgctgccgccctCGGCGGCTACAATCCAAATGGGGCGTCCGGTGTGTACTTCAAGTATGGCCAGACGTACTTTGCCCAT CCCTCGGTGGCCTTGCCCAACAGTCGACGATCTCCGTCGAACGATATCCGGCCTCAAATGGCGCAAGTGGCCGGCATGTATCCCACAATGATGATACAAG CGCGTCATCCCAGTCGCCATCCGAACCCGAACTACAAAGGTTCGCGTCCGCGGTAA